In the genome of Myxococcus stipitatus, one region contains:
- a CDS encoding TetR/AcrR family transcriptional regulator has product MSEGKTPDAGRRSERSHQAILKAVVELVGEMGYARLTIEAIAARAGVGKQTIYRWWPNKGSLVLDAFAALMGDTAPLPDTGDVVADMKLVLRATAAELCSPRFEVPSRALTAESQLDPALAKQFVDTLLRPSLEVTKERLRVAQRAGQVAAGVDLDVAVELLVGPLFHRWLLRTAPLTPEYADTVAEYALAALRPPGTSGSAG; this is encoded by the coding sequence ATGAGTGAAGGCAAGACACCGGACGCGGGGCGACGCAGTGAGCGCTCGCACCAGGCCATCCTGAAGGCGGTCGTGGAGCTGGTCGGGGAGATGGGCTACGCGCGGCTGACCATCGAGGCCATCGCCGCTCGGGCGGGCGTGGGCAAGCAGACCATCTACCGCTGGTGGCCGAACAAGGGCTCGCTGGTGCTGGATGCCTTCGCCGCGCTGATGGGGGACACGGCGCCGCTGCCGGACACGGGCGATGTGGTGGCGGACATGAAGCTGGTGCTGCGCGCCACCGCCGCGGAGCTCTGCTCGCCTCGCTTCGAGGTGCCTTCTCGCGCGCTCACCGCCGAGTCTCAGCTGGACCCGGCGCTGGCGAAGCAGTTCGTGGACACGCTGCTGCGGCCGAGCCTGGAGGTCACGAAGGAGCGGCTGCGCGTGGCACAGCGCGCGGGGCAGGTGGCGGCCGGGGTGGACCTGGACGTCGCGGTGGAGCTGCTCGTCGGGCCGCTCTTCCATCGCTGGTTGCTGCGCACCGCGCCGCTCACGCCGGAGTATGCGGACACGGTTGCGGAGTACGCGCTGGCGGCCCTGCGCCCCCCAGGGACTTCGGGGAGCGCGGGCTGA
- a CDS encoding App1 family protein gives MLLAPVLGRPEGVSLHGRVVKEAPAESSTALSRNLRRLAAPNWVGAQVTVRFQDVTAVVTSRDDGGFEVNLIPPEGQRFKVGASEAQASVEGASTSARVEVVPDSTPLLVVSDFDDTLALTHVTKPTKLVQAALLKDSDSQQVVQGMAGFYGCLRGASPSAFALVSGSPIQYLPRVRGFLERHAFPAGFGVYLRDIGPGSLSGYKQPTIRRLLMQFSQPVMLVGDSGEKDPEVYAQIREEFPGRVKAIYIRDAGRSEDAKRFPGMVLFKEAKEAADHAVGLGLADAACVTSTFATPPASAGKTAP, from the coding sequence GTGTTGCTGGCGCCGGTGCTCGGGAGACCGGAGGGCGTCAGCCTGCACGGCCGCGTGGTGAAGGAAGCCCCCGCGGAGAGCAGCACGGCGCTGTCGAGGAACCTCCGGCGCCTGGCTGCTCCCAATTGGGTGGGGGCCCAGGTCACGGTGCGCTTCCAGGATGTCACGGCGGTCGTCACGAGCCGGGACGATGGGGGCTTCGAGGTGAACCTGATTCCACCCGAAGGCCAGCGCTTCAAGGTGGGCGCATCGGAGGCGCAGGCGTCGGTGGAGGGGGCCAGCACCTCGGCTCGCGTGGAGGTGGTGCCGGATTCGACGCCGCTGCTCGTGGTCTCCGACTTCGACGACACGCTCGCGCTGACGCACGTGACGAAGCCGACGAAGCTGGTGCAGGCCGCGCTGCTCAAGGACTCCGACTCGCAGCAGGTCGTGCAGGGGATGGCCGGGTTCTATGGCTGTCTGCGCGGTGCGTCTCCGTCCGCGTTCGCGCTGGTGAGCGGCTCTCCCATCCAATACCTGCCGCGCGTGCGAGGCTTCCTCGAGCGCCACGCCTTTCCCGCTGGCTTCGGCGTGTACCTGCGAGACATCGGCCCCGGCTCGCTGTCCGGTTACAAGCAACCCACCATCCGTCGACTGCTGATGCAGTTCTCGCAGCCCGTGATGTTGGTGGGGGACTCGGGGGAGAAGGACCCCGAGGTGTACGCGCAGATTCGCGAGGAGTTCCCGGGGCGCGTGAAGGCCATCTACATCCGCGACGCGGGTCGTTCGGAGGATGCGAAGCGCTTCCCGGGCATGGTGCTGTTCAAGGAGGCGAAGGAGGCGGCGGATCACGCGGTGGGGCTCGGGTTGGCGGATGCGGCGTGTGTGACGAGCACCTTCGCGACACCGCCGGCCAGCGCGGGGAAGACGGCTCCGTGA
- a CDS encoding glycosyltransferase family 39 protein, protein MTGRPATREERYTAWALWTLAFVALWLTESAVGYTRDESVYFAAAESYAGWFRQLFHSPARAMTDAAIVRAWDYNHEHPALMKTLFGLSHLLFHETLGWMRSATAFRLPAFAMAALVPALSFLMGSALYGRTAGLFAALAFLLVPRQYFNSELACFDLAVAALWLLVVYCFWRALEDTRWGIACGVAFGLALAAKHNALFLPFVLTPFALWRAWSASEGEPETRSWLLRFVGVFASVAVLYGLLVLSLGGGEGFQRKFFLLSPHSLLFVGLAAGGAWTLKGLEKVNARVTRALVPIAAMAVLGPVIFYLHWPYLWHQPVDRTAWYLAFHAKHNHYAWFYLGTLLREPPFPLAYVLVKTALTVPTSLFVPMVTGFAALAARVLLGQFEKTRAWVPPVTMAEALVGVNAMASILIISHPQVPHFGGVKHWFPSMVFLGLLAGQAVSRGCGALLERLRARWPSWPSLAVSVPVFALLLAPALVYSVRVFPYGTAAYSELAGGLPGAATLGMQRQFWSSHVTGVLPWINEHAKPGARLFLHEVHGGSFRDYQRNGQLRPDLRAVGSPFDADIVAYQYHQEFREFEFNTWQAFGTRTPAMGLYLDETPQVVVYVRPESRP, encoded by the coding sequence ATGACGGGCAGGCCCGCCACGCGCGAGGAGAGATACACGGCGTGGGCGCTGTGGACGCTGGCCTTCGTGGCGCTGTGGCTGACGGAGTCCGCGGTGGGCTACACGCGCGACGAGAGCGTCTACTTCGCCGCGGCGGAGAGCTACGCGGGCTGGTTCCGACAGCTCTTCCACTCGCCAGCGCGGGCGATGACGGACGCGGCCATCGTCCGAGCGTGGGACTACAACCACGAGCACCCCGCGTTGATGAAGACGCTGTTCGGGCTGAGCCACCTGCTCTTCCACGAGACGCTGGGGTGGATGCGCTCGGCCACGGCGTTCCGGCTGCCAGCCTTCGCCATGGCGGCGCTGGTGCCCGCGCTGAGCTTCCTGATGGGCAGCGCGCTGTATGGCCGCACCGCGGGACTGTTCGCCGCGCTCGCCTTCCTGTTGGTGCCACGTCAGTACTTCAACTCGGAGCTGGCGTGCTTCGACCTGGCGGTGGCGGCGCTGTGGCTGCTCGTCGTGTATTGCTTCTGGCGCGCGCTGGAGGACACGCGGTGGGGCATCGCGTGTGGGGTGGCCTTCGGACTGGCGCTGGCCGCCAAGCACAACGCCTTGTTCCTGCCCTTCGTGCTGACGCCCTTCGCGCTGTGGCGCGCGTGGTCCGCGAGCGAAGGAGAGCCTGAGACCCGCTCGTGGCTGCTGCGCTTCGTCGGCGTGTTCGCCTCGGTGGCGGTGCTCTACGGCTTGCTGGTGCTCTCCCTGGGCGGAGGCGAGGGCTTCCAGCGGAAGTTCTTCCTGCTCAGCCCCCACTCGCTGCTCTTCGTGGGCCTGGCCGCGGGCGGAGCGTGGACGCTCAAGGGGTTGGAGAAGGTCAACGCGCGGGTGACTCGCGCGCTGGTCCCCATCGCGGCCATGGCGGTGCTCGGGCCGGTCATCTTCTATCTGCACTGGCCCTATCTCTGGCACCAGCCGGTGGACCGCACGGCGTGGTACCTGGCCTTCCACGCGAAGCACAATCACTACGCCTGGTTCTATCTGGGCACGCTGCTGCGCGAGCCGCCCTTCCCCTTGGCCTATGTGCTGGTGAAGACCGCGCTCACCGTGCCCACCAGCCTCTTCGTGCCGATGGTGACGGGCTTCGCCGCGCTGGCGGCTCGGGTGCTGCTGGGCCAGTTCGAGAAGACCCGCGCGTGGGTGCCTCCGGTGACGATGGCCGAGGCGCTGGTGGGCGTGAACGCGATGGCGTCCATCCTCATCATCAGTCATCCCCAGGTGCCGCACTTCGGCGGCGTGAAGCACTGGTTCCCGTCCATGGTGTTCCTGGGCCTGCTCGCGGGACAGGCGGTGTCCCGTGGCTGCGGGGCCTTGCTGGAGCGGCTGCGCGCACGCTGGCCCTCATGGCCGAGCCTCGCGGTGTCCGTGCCCGTGTTCGCACTGCTGCTGGCGCCCGCGCTGGTGTACTCGGTGCGCGTGTTCCCGTACGGCACGGCGGCGTACTCGGAGCTCGCGGGCGGACTGCCGGGCGCGGCGACGCTGGGGATGCAGCGGCAGTTCTGGTCCAGCCACGTCACGGGCGTGCTGCCGTGGATCAACGAGCACGCGAAGCCGGGCGCGCGACTGTTCCTGCACGAGGTGCACGGCGGCTCGTTCCGCGACTACCAGCGCAACGGCCAGCTGCGGCCGGACCTGCGCGCGGTGGGCAGCCCGTTCGACGCGGACATCGTCGCGTACCAGTACCACCAGGAGTTTCGAGAGTTCGAGTTCAACACCTGGCAGGCCTTCGGCACGCGCACGCCCGCCATGGGCCTGTACCTGGACGAGACACCACAAGTCGTCGTCTACGTCCGGCCTGAGTCACGGCCGTAG
- a CDS encoding CarD family transcriptional regulator, with amino-acid sequence MPEGSASLTQLAVDDRVVYPNQGVCRVTAIDTKEVAGQKLVFVTMRREEDGAVVMVPQAKVAAIGVRKVAGPEDVKSVFAFLRADGDKADLDWKQRARTNLDRMTQGGILGLAEVVKDLQVLSELRPLPTKERELYDNARHLLVSEVAAALGTAEVNAEDAIDIVLFPPGRERPKRTAAEFARGDEDDLGLEGDLLGLDGDLDLPSDEEPQSDSSDEESSSEEEGEEGEEKSDEESAPKKRGRPPKAKPAEEEGAEPAAPKKRGRPPKPKPEAPPPGAEAPAPKKRGRPPKPKPPEVPGAEPAAPKKRGRPPKAKPAEGGED; translated from the coding sequence ATGCCTGAAGGGTCCGCGTCACTCACACAACTCGCGGTCGACGACCGGGTCGTCTATCCGAATCAGGGTGTCTGCCGCGTCACGGCCATCGACACGAAGGAAGTGGCGGGACAGAAGCTCGTCTTCGTCACCATGCGTCGCGAGGAGGATGGCGCCGTCGTCATGGTGCCCCAGGCCAAGGTCGCGGCCATCGGTGTACGAAAGGTCGCCGGCCCCGAGGACGTGAAGAGCGTCTTCGCCTTCCTTCGCGCGGACGGGGACAAGGCGGACCTCGACTGGAAGCAGCGCGCCCGCACCAACCTGGACCGCATGACGCAGGGCGGAATCCTGGGTCTGGCCGAGGTGGTGAAGGACCTCCAGGTCCTCAGTGAGCTGCGCCCGCTGCCCACCAAGGAGCGCGAGCTGTACGACAACGCCCGGCACCTCCTGGTGTCGGAGGTCGCCGCCGCGCTCGGCACCGCCGAGGTCAACGCCGAGGACGCCATCGACATCGTCCTCTTCCCGCCCGGCCGCGAGCGCCCCAAGCGCACCGCCGCCGAGTTCGCGCGAGGAGACGAGGACGACCTGGGCCTGGAGGGCGACCTGCTGGGGCTCGACGGCGACTTGGACCTGCCCTCGGACGAGGAGCCGCAGTCGGACTCCTCCGACGAGGAGAGCTCCTCCGAGGAAGAGGGCGAGGAAGGCGAGGAGAAGTCCGACGAGGAGTCCGCGCCGAAGAAGCGCGGCCGTCCTCCCAAGGCGAAGCCCGCCGAGGAGGAAGGCGCGGAGCCCGCGGCCCCGAAGAAGCGCGGCCGTCCTCCCAAGCCCAAGCCGGAGGCACCGCCGCCCGGCGCGGAGGCGCCCGCCCCCAAGAAGCGCGGCCGTCCTCCCAAGCCCAAGCCGCCCGAGGTTCCTGGCGCCGAACCCGCCGCGCCCAAGAAGCGCGGCCGTCCGCCCAAGGCGAAGCCCGCCGAGGGTGGAGAGGACTGA
- a CDS encoding glutamine synthetase family protein, with protein sequence MATRPKAKVLTHPAVARRARTKERRGPVRGTPGPRESGGSDSLKRWLEDQGAKNVKVGAVDIDGVWRGKYVSLEKFLSAAKNGLGFCDVVFGWDLADELLDNTEVTGWHTGYPDAHATVDVSTGRMIPWEPDTAAFLLDFVNPDGTPFEASPRQLLHKIAARARELGYLPRFGAEYEFFIFKEQPQSLKEKGFQGLTPLTPGMFGYSWLRTSLNAPLVHSLIDGCNGFGLNIEGFHTETGPGVFEAAIRYDDVERAADKAALFKTVVKELCARQGLTACFMAKVNAKLPGCSGHVHQSLWDLKGEHNLFHDEDAPHAMSRLMRNYIGGQIALMPELTALYWPTINSYKRSVENTWAPTTAAWGLENRTCAIRVIGEDAKSMRIEYRQLGADMNAYIGMAASLAAGLWGIENEVEPPPPCNANAYASHTAAPLPRNLKEAVALLKQSERAREILGEGFVDHFVRTREWEVRQYERAVTNWELERYLELI encoded by the coding sequence ATGGCGACCCGTCCCAAGGCGAAGGTCCTCACGCATCCGGCCGTGGCTCGCAGGGCCCGCACGAAGGAGCGCAGAGGGCCGGTGCGCGGAACCCCCGGGCCCCGGGAGTCAGGAGGCTCCGACTCCCTCAAGCGGTGGCTGGAGGACCAGGGCGCGAAGAACGTGAAGGTCGGCGCCGTGGACATCGACGGCGTCTGGCGCGGCAAGTACGTCTCGCTGGAGAAGTTCCTGAGCGCGGCGAAGAACGGCCTGGGCTTCTGTGACGTCGTGTTCGGCTGGGACCTGGCCGACGAGCTGCTCGACAACACGGAGGTGACGGGCTGGCACACCGGTTACCCGGATGCACATGCCACCGTGGATGTCTCCACGGGACGGATGATTCCGTGGGAGCCGGACACCGCGGCCTTCCTGCTCGACTTCGTCAATCCGGACGGCACGCCCTTCGAGGCCAGCCCTCGGCAGCTCCTGCACAAGATCGCCGCGCGCGCGAGGGAGCTGGGCTACCTGCCGCGCTTCGGCGCCGAGTACGAGTTCTTCATCTTCAAGGAGCAGCCGCAGAGTCTGAAGGAGAAGGGCTTCCAGGGGCTCACGCCGCTGACGCCGGGCATGTTCGGCTACTCGTGGCTGCGCACGTCCCTCAACGCGCCGCTGGTGCATTCGCTCATCGATGGCTGCAACGGCTTCGGCCTCAACATCGAGGGCTTCCACACGGAGACGGGGCCCGGTGTCTTCGAGGCGGCCATCCGCTACGACGACGTGGAGCGCGCGGCGGACAAGGCGGCGCTCTTCAAGACGGTGGTGAAGGAGCTGTGCGCGCGTCAGGGGCTCACCGCGTGCTTCATGGCGAAGGTGAACGCGAAGCTGCCGGGGTGCTCGGGGCACGTGCATCAGTCGCTCTGGGACTTGAAGGGGGAGCACAACCTCTTCCACGACGAGGACGCGCCCCACGCCATGAGCCGCCTCATGCGCAACTACATCGGCGGGCAGATTGCGTTGATGCCGGAGCTGACGGCGCTCTACTGGCCCACCATCAACAGCTACAAGCGCAGCGTGGAGAACACCTGGGCGCCGACGACGGCGGCGTGGGGCCTGGAGAATCGCACCTGCGCCATTCGCGTCATCGGCGAGGACGCGAAGTCCATGCGCATCGAGTACCGGCAGCTCGGCGCGGACATGAACGCGTACATCGGCATGGCGGCGAGCCTGGCCGCGGGGCTGTGGGGCATCGAGAACGAGGTGGAGCCGCCGCCTCCGTGCAACGCCAACGCGTACGCGTCCCACACGGCCGCGCCGCTGCCTCGGAACCTGAAGGAGGCGGTGGCCCTGCTCAAGCAGAGCGAGCGCGCCCGGGAGATCCTGGGCGAGGGCTTCGTGGACCACTTCGTGCGCACGCGTGAGTGGGAGGTGCGCCAGTACGAGCGCGCCGTCACCAACTGGGAGCTGGAGCGCTATCTGGAGCTCATCTGA
- a CDS encoding iron-containing alcohol dehydrogenase: protein MKPFDIPTEPCVVEMSWPTRIVLGAGALQRLPAQVQRLKMKRPLLVTDAGVVKAGLASRVLEVMKTAGVACAVFDGVEPNPTEKNIFAGLEAYRGNDCDGLIALGGGSALDAGKLVQLLSTHEPPLSRYDDAKGGDQFVRDDVPPLIAIPTTAGTGSEVGRSGVVTLEDTGRKTVIFSPHLLPRAAIVDPELTLGLPPGVTAATGMDAFTHCLEAYVASGFHPLADAVAIDGIHRVGRSLMTAVREGTNLAARTDMMVAAMEGAMAFQKGLGACHSLAHALTPISGVHHGLANAVVLPVVMEFNRATSTARLARVAVAMGDTSNAREEVLAGNAIDLVRKLNAAIGIPARLRDVGVREEDLLKIADKAFQDACHQCNPRKVTEADLLALAKEAW, encoded by the coding sequence ATGAAGCCGTTCGATATCCCCACGGAGCCCTGTGTCGTCGAGATGTCCTGGCCCACCCGCATCGTCCTGGGCGCGGGCGCTCTCCAACGGCTGCCCGCGCAGGTGCAGCGCTTGAAGATGAAGCGACCCCTGCTCGTGACGGATGCCGGGGTCGTGAAGGCGGGCCTCGCCTCGCGTGTGCTGGAGGTGATGAAGACGGCGGGCGTCGCCTGTGCCGTCTTCGATGGCGTGGAGCCCAACCCCACGGAGAAGAACATCTTCGCGGGGCTGGAGGCCTATCGCGGCAATGACTGTGACGGCCTCATCGCGCTCGGCGGAGGCAGCGCGCTGGACGCGGGCAAGCTGGTGCAGCTGCTCTCCACCCACGAGCCGCCGCTGAGCCGCTACGACGACGCGAAGGGCGGAGACCAGTTCGTCCGCGACGACGTGCCGCCGCTCATCGCCATCCCCACCACGGCGGGGACGGGCTCGGAGGTGGGCCGCTCCGGGGTGGTGACGCTGGAGGACACGGGGCGCAAGACGGTGATTTTCAGTCCGCACCTGCTGCCTCGCGCCGCCATCGTCGACCCGGAGCTGACGCTGGGGCTGCCCCCTGGTGTCACCGCCGCCACGGGCATGGATGCCTTCACGCATTGCCTGGAGGCGTACGTGGCCAGCGGCTTCCATCCGCTGGCGGACGCGGTGGCCATCGACGGCATCCACCGCGTGGGCCGCTCGCTGATGACGGCCGTGCGCGAGGGGACGAACCTGGCGGCGCGCACGGACATGATGGTGGCCGCGATGGAGGGTGCCATGGCCTTCCAGAAGGGACTGGGCGCGTGCCACTCCCTGGCCCATGCGCTGACGCCCATCTCCGGTGTCCACCACGGGCTTGCGAATGCAGTCGTGTTGCCAGTGGTGATGGAGTTCAACCGAGCCACCAGCACTGCGCGCCTGGCACGTGTGGCGGTGGCGATGGGAGATACCTCCAACGCACGGGAAGAGGTGCTCGCGGGCAATGCCATCGACCTGGTGCGCAAGCTCAACGCGGCCATTGGCATCCCCGCGCGGCTTCGCGACGTGGGCGTTCGTGAGGAGGACCTGCTGAAGATCGCCGACAAGGCCTTCCAGGACGCCTGCCATCAGTGCAACCCGCGGAAGGTGACGGAAGCGGACCTGCTGGCCTTGGCGAAAGAGGCCTGGTGA
- a CDS encoding serine/threonine-protein kinase, protein MEHPPEGLDFGRYTLLERIATGGMAEIFRARMTAMAGVTKPVVIKKILPGFADKSAFVSMFVNEARIAAGLSHGNIAQVFDFGEVAGQYFIAMEWVDGHPLSRVLRRAREKGHYTLPQPLALLMTAEVLKGLAYAHTRLDDRGRPLHIVHRDVSPQNVLLSFEGQVKLVDFGIARARLAGGHMSDEPDGMGKYAYFAPEQARGRELDARADIFAAGTLLYETLCGRRPFEGDATDVMRKIALGDFPRPRELAPDIPSALERILLTALAVEREQRYASAELFAEALTRHLNTTTPDISPSALAHFMGYLFEAELVADGRPVLLPREFLAQLSRWTRASPERRAFREPAPEPPRGDRITEPVPTPDDLRVDTPSEVSAPLGAEAVSIGRGRRERTTQPIPAVPDPASGTEGPRADVESAERPQRSTMVAEAAPPTSSAPSVPQSTPSTDAVLRTGPASSQRHSTPSAGVPLPTASSSPRATPPTGETPLTAAEPSRPSPFLSPPTGVPPPTSTEPPPPDLSPTPHAPASRLGFRLAALGAPVLAALGAVLVVMVLGRNGTFSVELSSSPPGGAIRVDGRPLDSVTPALLTHLPADGEHLLEVQIPGMVPWSQVVRAERGSTLAVHARLRPRINTSSASGASAARAANTPPLQDANWAPGGFRLSAVSHAFRVPVSSAARVPLDPARTYLVHTEGRMSLGGPMSVEHAGYFLEGDKNLPAHESFGVLGPEEQLIRNASSLYVFVLDARREDNRGGLHVHLRELGGPSFPPFRLDARHHAVKLSRADRFVVHELDPGTTYDVVLRYTAEPARTRGLSGGPVGRVLGLVGTDPGPEGSPSGLALLEVGQPSRLRGASWLQLSFPDDHLADNTGTLLMDIVPVVRPSEAGMPPAGHRHGRPPP, encoded by the coding sequence GTGGAGCACCCGCCCGAAGGGCTCGATTTCGGCAGGTACACGTTGCTCGAGCGCATCGCGACGGGCGGCATGGCGGAGATATTCCGCGCTCGTATGACCGCCATGGCGGGTGTCACCAAGCCGGTGGTCATCAAGAAAATCCTCCCGGGTTTCGCGGACAAGAGCGCCTTCGTCTCCATGTTCGTCAACGAGGCGCGCATCGCCGCGGGCCTCAGCCACGGCAACATCGCCCAGGTCTTCGACTTCGGAGAGGTGGCCGGCCAGTACTTCATCGCGATGGAGTGGGTGGATGGGCACCCGTTGTCGCGTGTGCTCCGACGAGCCCGCGAGAAGGGCCACTACACCCTGCCGCAGCCGCTGGCCCTGCTGATGACGGCCGAGGTGCTCAAGGGGCTGGCCTACGCGCACACGCGCCTGGACGACCGGGGCCGGCCACTGCACATCGTCCACCGCGACGTCAGTCCGCAGAACGTGCTGCTCAGCTTCGAGGGCCAGGTGAAGCTGGTGGACTTCGGCATCGCCCGGGCCCGGCTCGCGGGCGGGCACATGTCCGATGAGCCCGATGGCATGGGCAAGTACGCGTACTTCGCGCCCGAGCAGGCCCGGGGGCGGGAGCTGGATGCTCGCGCCGATATCTTCGCGGCGGGCACGCTCTTGTACGAGACGCTGTGCGGACGCCGGCCCTTCGAGGGCGATGCCACGGATGTGATGCGGAAGATTGCCCTGGGGGACTTCCCGCGCCCTCGGGAGCTGGCGCCGGACATTCCCTCGGCACTGGAGCGCATCCTTCTCACCGCGCTCGCCGTGGAGCGCGAGCAGCGCTATGCCTCCGCGGAGCTGTTCGCGGAGGCCCTCACCCGGCACCTGAACACCACCACGCCGGACATCTCTCCCAGCGCCCTGGCCCACTTCATGGGCTACCTGTTCGAGGCGGAGCTCGTGGCGGACGGGCGACCCGTGCTGCTGCCTCGGGAGTTCCTCGCGCAGCTGTCCCGATGGACGCGCGCTTCCCCCGAGCGCCGCGCCTTCCGCGAGCCCGCACCCGAGCCACCTCGCGGGGACCGCATCACCGAGCCTGTCCCCACGCCGGATGATCTTCGCGTCGACACGCCGAGCGAGGTGTCCGCGCCGCTCGGTGCCGAGGCCGTCTCCATCGGCAGGGGACGAAGGGAACGCACCACGCAGCCCATCCCCGCCGTGCCCGACCCAGCCTCGGGCACCGAGGGGCCTCGAGCCGACGTGGAGTCGGCGGAGCGACCTCAGCGCTCGACGATGGTGGCTGAAGCAGCGCCTCCGACGTCCTCCGCGCCATCGGTCCCTCAGTCGACGCCATCGACAGACGCAGTGCTCCGCACGGGGCCCGCTTCGTCGCAGCGGCACTCGACTCCTTCGGCGGGAGTGCCACTACCGACGGCCTCGTCGAGTCCCCGCGCGACTCCGCCCACGGGCGAGACCCCGCTGACGGCCGCCGAGCCGTCGCGCCCGTCCCCGTTCCTGAGTCCTCCCACCGGAGTGCCTCCGCCAACCTCCACGGAGCCGCCACCGCCGGACCTGTCTCCGACGCCTCACGCACCAGCGTCCCGCCTGGGCTTCCGGCTCGCGGCCCTCGGCGCGCCGGTGCTCGCGGCCCTCGGCGCGGTCCTCGTGGTGATGGTCCTCGGCCGCAACGGCACCTTCTCCGTGGAGCTCAGCTCCTCGCCTCCGGGCGGAGCCATCCGCGTCGACGGTCGTCCGCTCGACTCCGTCACCCCCGCCCTCCTCACGCACCTGCCCGCCGACGGTGAGCACCTGCTCGAGGTCCAGATTCCCGGCATGGTCCCGTGGAGCCAGGTGGTCCGCGCCGAACGAGGCTCGACCCTCGCCGTCCACGCGCGGCTTCGTCCACGAATCAACACCTCTTCCGCCTCGGGAGCCTCGGCCGCCAGGGCCGCGAACACCCCGCCCCTCCAGGACGCGAACTGGGCCCCCGGTGGCTTCCGCCTCTCCGCCGTGAGCCACGCCTTCCGCGTCCCCGTGTCCTCCGCCGCTCGCGTCCCACTCGACCCGGCCCGCACCTACCTGGTGCACACCGAGGGACGGATGTCGCTCGGCGGCCCCATGTCCGTGGAGCACGCCGGCTACTTCCTCGAAGGCGACAAGAACCTCCCGGCCCACGAGTCCTTCGGCGTCCTCGGCCCCGAGGAGCAGCTCATCCGCAACGCCTCCAGCCTGTACGTCTTCGTCCTCGACGCCCGCCGCGAGGACAACCGGGGAGGTCTTCATGTCCACCTGCGAGAGCTCGGCGGCCCCAGCTTCCCACCCTTCCGCCTGGATGCGCGGCACCACGCCGTGAAGCTCTCGCGCGCGGACCGCTTCGTCGTCCATGAGCTGGACCCCGGCACCACCTACGACGTCGTGCTGCGCTACACCGCCGAGCCCGCCCGGACCCGAGGCCTGAGCGGCGGCCCCGTGGGGCGGGTGCTCGGACTGGTGGGAACGGACCCGGGCCCCGAAGGCTCGCCCAGCGGCCTGGCGCTCCTGGAAGTGGGCCAGCCCTCCCGCCTCCGAGGCGCGTCGTGGCTCCAGCTCTCCTTCCCGGACGACCATCTGGCCGACAACACCGGCACCCTCCTGATGGACATCGTCCCCGTGGTCCGCCCCTCGGAAGCGGGGATGCCGCCGGCGGGCCACCGGCACGGCCGCCCGCCCCCGTGA
- a CDS encoding macrolide family glycosyltransferase, translating to MRRRAHIAMVSIPAHGHVNPSLEVIRELVARGHRVTYANDPSFADAITRTGAELVPYPSTLPREGVPGRDWPEDTIGQLSVFLDDAMAQLPRLRAAYEKDRPDLFLYDMAGFVARILAENWGVPTVHLSPTFVAWEGYTEEMAGMMESLRAAPGGADYYRRFTQWLKDCGVAETDSTLFVGLPTRSLVLIPRAMQPHADRVDPRRYTFVGPCFDEQRAAQGTWSRPANGKKVLLISLGSTFTNQPGFYRQCMAAFGALEDWHVVLNIGRHLEPSALGEIPSNFEVHPWLPQLSVLQQSDVFITHAGMGSTLEGLWCGKPMLAVPQATDQFSNADRIVELGVGLRLDTAQATAESLRAAFERLIREPHFMKQAATLQHELRKEGGARRAADLIEQALPRLD from the coding sequence ATGCGACGTCGAGCCCACATCGCCATGGTGAGCATCCCGGCGCATGGCCACGTGAACCCGAGCCTGGAGGTCATCCGCGAGCTGGTGGCCCGAGGCCATCGCGTCACCTACGCCAATGACCCGTCCTTCGCGGACGCCATCACCCGCACGGGAGCGGAGCTGGTGCCCTACCCTTCGACGTTGCCTCGCGAGGGCGTGCCGGGACGGGACTGGCCGGAGGACACCATCGGGCAGCTCTCGGTATTCCTCGACGATGCGATGGCGCAGCTGCCCAGGCTCCGCGCGGCCTACGAGAAGGACCGGCCGGACCTCTTCCTCTACGACATGGCGGGCTTCGTCGCGCGCATCCTCGCGGAGAACTGGGGAGTCCCCACCGTGCATCTCTCGCCCACCTTCGTCGCGTGGGAGGGCTACACGGAGGAGATGGCGGGCATGATGGAGTCTCTGCGCGCGGCCCCTGGTGGCGCCGACTACTACCGCCGCTTCACGCAGTGGCTGAAGGACTGCGGCGTCGCGGAGACGGACTCCACGCTCTTCGTCGGCCTGCCCACGCGCTCGCTCGTCCTCATCCCCCGCGCGATGCAGCCTCACGCCGACCGGGTGGACCCTCGGCGCTACACCTTCGTCGGTCCATGCTTCGACGAGCAGCGCGCGGCACAAGGCACCTGGAGTCGGCCCGCGAACGGGAAGAAGGTGCTGCTCATCTCCCTGGGCTCCACGTTCACGAACCAGCCCGGGTTCTATCGCCAGTGCATGGCCGCGTTCGGCGCGCTGGAGGACTGGCACGTGGTGCTCAACATCGGCCGGCACCTCGAGCCCTCCGCACTGGGAGAGATTCCCTCCAACTTCGAGGTGCACCCATGGCTGCCGCAGCTGTCGGTGCTCCAGCAGTCCGACGTCTTCATCACCCACGCGGGCATGGGCAGCACCCTGGAGGGCCTCTGGTGCGGCAAGCCGATGCTCGCCGTGCCCCAGGCCACCGACCAGTTCAGCAACGCGGACCGCATCGTCGAGCTGGGCGTGGGGCTGCGACTCGACACCGCCCAGGCCACCGCGGAGTCATTGCGCGCTGCGTTCGAACGCCTCATCCGTGAGCCACACTTCATGAAGCAAGCAGCAACACTCCAACATGAGCTGCGCAAGGAAGGTGGAGCCAGGCGCGCCGCGGACCTCATCGAGCAGGCCCTTCCCCGCCTCGACTGA